TCCACTCGCTGCTGGCCACCTTCCCCTTCCTGGACACGGGTGCGGGCTTCCAGGATGTGAACGCCATCCCGGAGCTGCGCAACGGCCTGATCCTTGATCTCAACGCGGGACTGGACCTCCAGCTGAACGGCGATCCCAACTCCTTCGCCGACCACGCCCAGACCACGGTGATCCACGCCACTAGTGAGGCCACGCCGCGCCTGGTGGTGGAGCGGCTGGGCGAGGCGGGCGGCGAGAACGCGCTGGTCTCCTTCGACGCCTTCGCTTCCCGGGACGCCCTGCCTGGCGAGTTGTGGTACGAGGACCTGATCCCCTCCGTGGCCGGCGACGGCACGGTGCCGCTGATCAGTTCCATGGAGCAGTTCGTGGGCGACGCCCGGGTGACGCTGAGTCCCTACACGCGGAACGTCAACACCCTGGAGGACGTCAGCCACTGCGGCATGCTGTTCAACACCCAGGTGCAGGAGGAGATCCTGACCATCCTGGGCGCCTCCTTCGGGCCGGAGGACATCTCCACCGGCCTGCACGCGGAGTTTGCCACCACCTTGTCCACGGCGACGAACATTGCCGCCAACATCGTGGGCGGCAACATCCTGGTCGCGCATCTGGATCCGGTGGAGGGCTTCGTGGTGGATGGCCAGGGCCGCCGGCTGGGCTGGAGCGCCGCCACGGGCACCCTGACTGAGATCCCCAACAGCCGCTGGTTCGGCGACGGCGACGGGCAGGGCTGGGTGTTCGGCCCGCTGGTGGAGCCGGTCACGCTGCAGCTGACCGGGCAGGGCGGGGATCACTACGCCCAGGTGAGCATCGTCGGTGGCGGGGGACAGAACGGGCTGGTGAGCAGCGGTCCCCTGGCTGTGGGAGAACAGCGCAGCCTGGCTGTGCCCTTCCCGCAGCCGGATTCCCCCGTGGTGGACATTGCCTGGACGGCGCCTGGACAGGTGAGCCTGACCTGGGCGCCGGTGGCGGGCGCGACGAGCTACACCGTGCTGGGCGCCCCCACCATGGCCGGACCCTGGACGCCGCTGCTGACGACCCCCGGCACCTCGACGACGCTGATGATCCTGGACGACGAGCTGCGCCTGTTCCGTGTGACCGCCGGCAGCTGAGCGCGCATCCGTGACACAAACCGGGCCGCCTTTCCCTGGGGAAGGGCGGCCCCTTCTCTTGTGGCCAGCCGGGATGCCGGGTTCAGGCGCCGGCGGAGTCGGCCGGGCCCGGGCGGGGGACGACCTCCTCTTCAATCAGCAGCAGCGAGACGGGCAGGCCGCGCTCCAGCAGCCAGTCCAGCCACAGGCGCTGGGCCAGGAACAGGCGGTCCCCCGGGCCCTTCACTTCGACCAGTTGCCACTCCAGCGGGCGGTCCGGGCCGCCCTCCCGCCAGAGCAGCAGGTCCGGCAGGCCGTGACCCAGCTCGCCGGGCTCGCGCAGCAGCCCCTCGCACAACTCGGCCAGCGGCCGGCCGGGCAGGACCTCCAGCAGGACCTCCAGCCCGCGCCGCCACCGTTCGGGATCGTGCCCGCCCGGCTCCGTGCCGGGCTGGAACACGCTCCAGTTGACCAGCGGATTCTGCAGCCCGGCCTTGGAGTGCAGACGCTCGCGCACGCCGGCGCGATGGCGTTCGCGCAGCAGGCGCGTGCGCAGCCGACGCCACTCCTCCGCCCGGCGCTCCAGGAAGCCCGGTCGTCCCCAGTCCAGCGGCGCGGCGTGGAAGCGGTGCAGGAAGGCGCCCGGCGCGGGGGCGAAGATCAGATTCCAGGCCACCAGCCCCACCAGCGCGCGGGGCAGCAGATTCTCCACGTGCAGGCCCTGCCAGCCGTCGTGGGCGAAGCGCGTCAGCGCCAGTTCCTCCACGCAGAGCGCGGCCCCGGATTCGGCCTGGAGCAGGGTCCGCCCGCCGGCGTGACCCGGGTGGCGCAACTGGCTCCAGCGCAGGACGGGCGGCTCGCGCAGCGGCCGGGCGCCTCCCAGCCGCTGTTCCAGCTCGCGCCGGATCACCGGACCGGGCTGCTCGGCCAGCGCCTGTCGGCAGGCGGCCTGGGCGGATTCCTGCCGGCCGCTGTGCCGCAGATTGACCACCAGCCGCAGCCAGGTCTCGCCGCGGCGCCGGCCCTCCACTCCCAGTTCCAGGGCCATGCGCTGCCAGGCGGCCGCGGCGCCCGGTCGTCCCAGCCGCTCCAACAGGGCAGCGCCCGCCAGTAGGGCTCGCAACCGCGTGCGCCGCAGCTGGGCCGCCCCGTCCTGGGGCCGGCGGGGCGCCGGCAGGTGGGCGAGCTGCGCCGGCGCGGCCAGCTCCCAACTGGCGCGCAGGAGATCCCGCGCCCGGCGGGCTGGTCCGGGCGGCAGGCGCAGCCCGCGCCGCCAGCCCTTCAGCTCCCGGCGTAGCTCGTCCAGCTCCTCCTGGAGCCGGTCCAGCCGCGCGCCGGCCTCCAGCAACTCCTCGGCCTCGGCCCGGGAGTGGATCCAGCCGCCGGTCTCCCTTCCCCCGACCGGCTTGACGGACTC
This genomic interval from Candidatus Delongbacteria bacterium contains the following:
- a CDS encoding VRR-NUC domain-containing protein, coding for MANTRAPGSGEPYYLRNFLLLADTVLARDGALFTDEERARLGSVRGLPLPARLLLLRLAGRREGWLRHSRLRYPEIPALDEALDELEAAGWLERAPAAGSPPDELAAGLTHEECLHLLRVAGQPLRGSAQAARRRLQALLREDSHAEGFVQLGLWPADSSLLCALADLDQWVRLRQHGLFRLLELLFFGNRHQDLRQFVVTELGLQRFESVKPVGGRETGGWIHSRAEAEELLEAGARLDRLQEELDELRRELKGWRRGLRLPPGPARRARDLLRASWELAAPAQLAHLPAPRRPQDGAAQLRRTRLRALLAGAALLERLGRPGAAAAWQRMALELGVEGRRRGETWLRLVVNLRHSGRQESAQAACRQALAEQPGPVIRRELEQRLGGARPLREPPVLRWSQLRHPGHAGGRTLLQAESGAALCVEELALTRFAHDGWQGLHVENLLPRALVGLVAWNLIFAPAPGAFLHRFHAAPLDWGRPGFLERRAEEWRRLRTRLLRERHRAGVRERLHSKAGLQNPLVNWSVFQPGTEPGGHDPERWRRGLEVLLEVLPGRPLAELCEGLLREPGELGHGLPDLLLWREGGPDRPLEWQLVEVKGPGDRLFLAQRLWLDWLLERGLPVSLLLIEEEVVPRPGPADSAGA